The stretch of DNA TAAGTCAGAAAAGTTGTGAATTAAAGGCTTTAGTTCAATTGCTGACAATTTGAAATTTTTTTTCAATTTGCTCAAGTTTATCGATATTTAATTCATTAAACCCAGTACATACTGGGTTTTTTTGTTTGATGATTTTCCGAAGAATTGATCTAGCGGTTCTCAATTTTTAGAGATACAGTTCATTTGATTTCCTTGATTGAGCGTTGAGTGTTGATAGTTGGTCGCTACACGTACGGTGAGGTTAATTATTCATCCCTCATCATTCATAACGGGTAACTGATAACTGATAACTGTCTTAGGTGTACTTCACCAATTTAAAAATTGATATACCATTTTTCAAAACATAGAGTAAAATGTCGAAGTCAAAGTAAGCAAGTTTGCGGTATGGGAAAAAATTCTCGTCTTTCCTGGTCAAGGAAATTTCGGGCCCTAGTAATATTTGTCCCGAAGTACGTTCGGGGACTCTTCTCTTGCCGTGGGGAAATTGTTTCGCCCTTTAGATAAAATCCAAACTGTACATTATTGTAATGACTGTCTCAACCTTCTCACTGTGCGTGACTTTAGGAACTCGTCCAGAAGCAATCAAACTAGCTCCAGTAATTCAACAACTTCGCAATTTACCTCAAGTCAAAACTCATTTGATTTTGACAGGACAACATCAAGAGATGGTTGAACAAGTCATGAAACTATTTGAGTTGGAAGCAGAGCAAAACTTAAATATCATGAAACCTAAGCAAACTTTAACCGAAATTACAATTAATAGTTTGCAAGGATTAGAACAAATTTTTACACAAATTAAACCTCAATTAGTTCTAGTACAAGGAGATACAACTACAGCTTTTGCAGCGAGTTTAGCTGCCTTTTATCAAAAAATTCCTGTGGGTCATGTTGAAGCTGGTTTACGCACTAATGATTTATTTAATCCTTATCCAGAAGAGGCTAATCGTCGTTTAATTTCACAATTAACTCAACTACATTTTGCCCCTACCCAATTAGCAGTTAAATATTTACATAATTCTGGAGTTACTGGAGAAATTTATCATACTGGTAATACAGTTATTGATGCTTTATTAACAGTGGCAAAAAAACAACCAGAATGTAATATTCCTGGCTTAAACTGGGAAAAATATCGGGTGCTTTTAACCACTGTACATCGTCGAGAAAATTGGGGAAAACCTCTGAAAGATATTGTGGAAGGGTTTCGTTTAATTTTAGAAAACTTTCCTGATGTAGCTTTATTATTACCTCTACATCGCAATCCTGTAGTTAGAGAACCAATTCAAACTCTACTAGGTAATCATCCACGAGTATTTTTAACTGAACCGCTTGATTATGGTCAATTAGTAGCTGCTATTTCTAAATGCTATTTATTATTAACTGATTCTGGAGGTTTACAAGAAGAAGCACCTAGTTTAGGTAAACCTGTATTGGTTTTAAGAGAAACGACAGAACGACCAGAAGCTATTGAAGCAGGTACAGCTAAATTAATTGGCACAACTTCTCAAGCAATTTTTGGGTCGGCTAGGGAATTATTAACTAATAAAAATATTTATCAAAATATGGCAACAG from Stanieria cyanosphaera PCC 7437 encodes:
- the wecB gene encoding non-hydrolyzing UDP-N-acetylglucosamine 2-epimerase, translating into MTVSTFSLCVTLGTRPEAIKLAPVIQQLRNLPQVKTHLILTGQHQEMVEQVMKLFELEAEQNLNIMKPKQTLTEITINSLQGLEQIFTQIKPQLVLVQGDTTTAFAASLAAFYQKIPVGHVEAGLRTNDLFNPYPEEANRRLISQLTQLHFAPTQLAVKYLHNSGVTGEIYHTGNTVIDALLTVAKKQPECNIPGLNWEKYRVLLTTVHRRENWGKPLKDIVEGFRLILENFPDVALLLPLHRNPVVREPIQTLLGNHPRVFLTEPLDYGQLVAAISKCYLLLTDSGGLQEEAPSLGKPVLVLRETTERPEAIEAGTAKLIGTTSQAIFGSARELLTNKNIYQNMATAINPFGDGTAAEKIVKIIDNFLLKIENKK